The DNA sequence GCGTTCCACCTGCGGATCGACGAAGGGATCGGTCAGATGACGGCGGACCAGCCGGCGATCGCGGTAGGACTCGACGTCCTCGACGATCCACCGTCCGTCGCGCTCCCGCCGCAACAGGCTGTCGACGGCCGCGAGCGGATCGCCGTCCCGTCGCAGGGCGTCGGGCCGCAAGAGGATGCGATCGACCGTCCCGGCCCCACGACTGCGGAGTTCGAGCCAGCGGCGCTCGGGCACCTCGGCCGCATACACGTGCACGGTCACCGTGTCCACCAGCGCTCCGTCCTCGGTGATCTCGACCTGTGCGTAGGTGGCGAAGTCGCCCGGCTCGAAGCGCACGTCGACCAGGTCGCGGCGCCACCACGAGAGCAGCTCCGAGGCCGACGCGACCGAGGGCCACACGACGAGGGCCAGCAACACCGACGACACCACGACCCGGAACACCGGACGCCCGGGCGTCCGGCCCGGGCGTCCGTGCGAGCGCGGAGCGGAGGTCCGCTCAGTGCGCGATCTGGGCCCAGTAGGTCTCATAGTCGAAGTCCGGGCTGTTCTCCTGGTCGTGGCAGGTGACGCAGGATTCACGCGCCATCGCATTCCAGGTTCCGTCGCGGGCGTGCTCCGTGCCGTAGCCGTGGCAGGCCTCGCACTGGACGTTCTTCAACGCCTCGCGTCCCGGCACGGACGCATCCGCGACCTGGTCGTAGCCGTTCTTCCAGTCGAAGCCGACCACGTGACACGACACGCACTCGGGATTCTGGTCCTGGCCCTTCGACACCAGCGACTGGAACGCCCGGGCATGGGCGGACTCGGCGTAGGAACGCGCCGCGTCGGTGTGGCACCGCGCACAGTTGTGCACACCCAGGAACTTCTCGTCGGCCGAACCGTGGGTCCGCGGGTGGTCGAAGGACTCGACCTTGCCGATCTGCTCCTTGTTCCGGGCATCGAAGGCGTCGACGGCCTCGCGGATCTCCCCGATCTCGGGGTTGTTCTTGTCGAGGGTGTGGATGGTGACGGCGGCGTCCTCGATCTGCCCGTCGGGCGTGACGACCATGTCGAGCTGACCGACGTAGCGGCCCTCGTGGTTGGCCGCCACGAGTACGATGTCGCCGTTCACCCGGTTCACGCGGCGGTACTGCCGCGGGTCGCGTCCCTCGATGCAGATGTCGATCCCCGTGCCCGGGCCCATGTCCATGAGCATCTGTCGGATCTCCGCGCTCGGCATCTGGGCGAGCAGGATGATCAGGTCGGCTTCTTCGCGCAACGTGGGGAGCACGCCCTCGAGCGCGTCGCGCGGCGACTGCGTCGTGAAGTTGTCGGCCGACGCGGTCATGGTGACGATCGGGTAGCGGGGGCTGATCACCGACACGTAGCCCACCTTCAGCCCCGCGACCTCACGGATCACGTAGGGCGGGAAGAGCTCGTCGGGATCGGCGTCCCCGATCGCGAGGTTGGCGTTGGTGAACAGGAATCCGTGCTCACGCTCGGCCTGGCGCAGGAAGTCCAGACCGTAGTTGAGGTCGTTCGGGCCGACGCCGAAGACCTCGTAGCCGAGTTGCTCGGTGTAGTCGAGCAGGAACTCGGTCTGTCGCCGTTCGGCCTCGCGGCGGTGGCCGAACAGGTTGCCCGCGTCGATCACGAAGGTGTTCTCGCGAGCCTCACGCACGTTCCGAAACAAGGCGGCCCTCCGGGCCAGCCCGCCCATGGGGCGGCTCTTTCACCCACAGGGCGCGATCTTCCCCGACACGGAACCGTGGTACATCATGGTGAGTTCGATCGAATCCTGCGCGGTCGCGGGA is a window from the Candidatus Krumholzibacteriia bacterium genome containing:
- a CDS encoding multiheme c-type cytochrome translates to MFRNVREARENTFVIDAGNLFGHRREAERRQTEFLLDYTEQLGYEVFGVGPNDLNYGLDFLRQAEREHGFLFTNANLAIGDADPDELFPPYVIREVAGLKVGYVSVISPRYPIVTMTASADNFTTQSPRDALEGVLPTLREEADLIILLAQMPSAEIRQMLMDMGPGTGIDICIEGRDPRQYRRVNRVNGDIVLVAANHEGRYVGQLDMVVTPDGQIEDAAVTIHTLDKNNPEIGEIREAVDAFDARNKEQIGKVESFDHPRTHGSADEKFLGVHNCARCHTDAARSYAESAHARAFQSLVSKGQDQNPECVSCHVVGFDWKNGYDQVADASVPGREALKNVQCEACHGYGTEHARDGTWNAMARESCVTCHDQENSPDFDYETYWAQIAH